In Mobula hypostoma chromosome 24, sMobHyp1.1, whole genome shotgun sequence, a genomic segment contains:
- the LOC134337604 gene encoding DNA-directed RNA polymerases I, II, and III subunit RPABC1 has product MDDEEETYRLWKVRKTIMQLCHDRGYLVTQDELDQTLDEFRGQFGDKPSEGRPRRSDLTVLVAHNDDPTDQMFVFFPEEPKVGIKTIKMYCQRMQEENITRAIIVIQQGMTPLAKQSLVDMAPKYILEQFLQQELLINITEHELVPEHIVMTKEEVTELLARYKLKESQLPRIQAGDPVARYFGLKRGQVVKIIRPSETAGRYITYRLVQ; this is encoded by the exons ATGGACGACGAGGAGGAGACCTACCGTTTGTGGAAGGTCCGCAAGACGATCATGCAG CTTTGCCACGATCGTGGATATTTAGTGACACAAGatgaattggatcagacattggatgAATTTCGAGGCCAATTTGGAGATAAGCCTAGTGAAGGAAGGCCACGCCGATCAGATCTGACTGTGCTTGTTGCTCATAATGATGATCCCACTGATCAGATGTTCGTCTTTTTTCCAG AGGAGCCGAAAGTTGGAATTAAAACTATTAAGATGTACTGTCAACGCATGCAGGAAGAGAATATTACTAGAGCTATCATTGTGATACAGCAGGGGATGACACCGTTAGCAAAACAG tctctGGTTGACATGGCTCCAAAGTATATCCTTGAGCAGTTTCTGCAACAAGAACTTCTAATTAACATTACAGAACATGAG CTTGTTCCGGAGCACATCGTGATGACTAAGGAGGAAGTAACAGAGCTGCTGGCACGATA CAAGTTAAAGGAGAGCCAGTTGCCAAGAATACAAGCAGGTGATCCAGTAGCACGATACTTTGGATTGAAAAGAGGGCAG GTGGTGAAGATTATAAGACCTAGTGAGACCGCAGGAAGGTACATCACCTACAGACTAGTACAGTGA